In one Shinella zoogloeoides genomic region, the following are encoded:
- a CDS encoding ABC transporter ATP-binding protein yields the protein MKSLGNIRRSFAPWTDPDAKPFITFRNVTKRFGDFTAVDNLTLDIYHREFFALLGASGCGKSTLLRMLAGFERPTSGEIILDGQDIAGIPPYKRPVNMMFQSYALFPHMTVESNIGFGLRQDGMPKNEIAERVAQMLKLVKLEKFAKRKPHQLSGGQRQRVALARSLAKRPKVLLLDEPLGALDKKLREETQFELMDLQQELGLTFVVVTHDQEEAMTMADRIAVMSHGKVIQVATPAEIYEAPNSRFVADFIGDVNILDGKVSASGNGRIELASNDGFTIRTAAAEAPAAGNAAGFAIRPEKLKVSRAAPADASVNAAQGEIWDIGYLGDMTVFYVKLDSGKVVKASMLNAQREVENPISYDEKVWVSFGETAGVVLKD from the coding sequence ATGAAATCTCTCGGCAATATCCGTCGCTCCTTCGCGCCGTGGACGGATCCGGACGCAAAGCCATTCATCACGTTCCGCAATGTCACGAAGCGGTTCGGCGATTTCACCGCCGTCGACAATCTCACCCTCGACATCTACCACCGCGAGTTCTTCGCCCTGCTCGGCGCGTCCGGCTGCGGCAAGTCCACGCTGCTGCGCATGCTTGCCGGCTTCGAGCGGCCGACCTCGGGCGAGATCATCCTCGACGGCCAGGACATTGCCGGCATCCCGCCCTACAAGCGGCCGGTCAACATGATGTTCCAGTCCTACGCGCTCTTCCCGCACATGACGGTGGAGAGCAATATCGGCTTCGGCCTGCGCCAGGACGGCATGCCCAAGAACGAGATCGCCGAGCGCGTCGCCCAGATGCTGAAGCTGGTGAAGCTCGAGAAATTCGCCAAGCGCAAGCCGCACCAGCTCTCCGGCGGCCAGCGCCAGCGCGTGGCGCTGGCCCGCTCGCTCGCCAAGCGGCCCAAGGTGCTGCTGCTCGACGAACCGCTCGGCGCGCTCGACAAGAAGCTGCGCGAGGAAACCCAGTTCGAACTGATGGACCTGCAGCAGGAGCTCGGCCTTACCTTCGTGGTCGTCACGCACGACCAGGAGGAGGCGATGACCATGGCCGACCGGATCGCGGTGATGAGCCACGGCAAGGTCATCCAGGTCGCCACCCCGGCAGAAATCTACGAGGCGCCGAATTCCCGCTTCGTCGCCGACTTCATCGGCGACGTGAACATTCTCGATGGCAAGGTCTCGGCGAGCGGCAACGGCCGGATCGAGCTTGCCTCGAACGACGGCTTCACCATCCGCACCGCGGCCGCCGAGGCCCCGGCGGCGGGCAATGCGGCCGGCTTCGCCATCCGGCCGGAAAAGCTGAAAGTGTCGCGCGCAGCGCCCGCGGATGCTTCCGTCAACGCGGCCCAGGGCGAAATCTGGGATATCGGCTATCTCGGCGACATGACCGTCTTCTACGTCAAGCTGGACAGCGGCAAGGTCGTCAAGGCCTCCATGCTGAATGCCCAGCGCGAGGTGGAGAACCCGATTTCCTATGACGAGAAGGTCTGGGTCTCCTTCGGGGAAACGGCCGGCGTCGTGCTGAAGGATTGA
- a CDS encoding ABC transporter permease — protein sequence MNTWSRFNIMSVVLGFAFLYLPIVLLVIFSFNESKLVTVWGGFSTRWYVSLFNNQGLMDAAWVTIRVALLSATIATALGTMAALALTRYTRFRGRLLFSGMVYAPLVMPEVITGLSLLLLFVAIGFDRGFVTVTLAHITFSMCFVTVVVQSRLLSFDRSVEEAALDLGATPVRTFLEVTLPIIAPAVLSGWMLALTLSLDDLVIASFTSGPGATTLPMKIYSQVRLGVTPEINAACTLLIGLVAIGVVIASIMTKRREVQRLRDEQAAFAGR from the coding sequence ATGAACACCTGGTCCCGTTTCAACATCATGTCCGTCGTTCTCGGCTTCGCGTTCCTCTACTTGCCGATCGTGCTGCTGGTCATCTTCTCCTTCAACGAGTCCAAGCTCGTGACGGTCTGGGGCGGCTTCTCGACGCGCTGGTACGTGTCGCTCTTCAACAACCAGGGGCTCATGGATGCCGCCTGGGTGACGATCCGCGTGGCGCTGCTTTCGGCAACGATCGCAACCGCGCTCGGCACCATGGCGGCGCTGGCGCTCACGCGCTACACGCGCTTCCGCGGCCGGCTGCTCTTTTCCGGCATGGTCTATGCGCCGCTCGTCATGCCCGAGGTCATCACCGGCCTGTCGCTGCTCCTGCTCTTCGTCGCCATCGGCTTCGATCGCGGGTTCGTGACGGTGACGCTGGCGCACATCACCTTCTCGATGTGCTTCGTGACGGTGGTGGTACAGTCGCGGCTGCTCTCCTTCGACCGTTCGGTCGAGGAGGCGGCGCTCGATCTCGGGGCGACGCCGGTCCGTACCTTCCTGGAAGTGACCCTGCCGATCATCGCGCCCGCCGTGCTCTCGGGCTGGATGCTGGCGCTGACGCTCTCGCTCGACGACCTCGTCATCGCGAGCTTCACGTCGGGTCCGGGCGCCACGACCCTTCCGATGAAGATCTACAGCCAGGTGCGCCTCGGCGTGACGCCGGAGATCAACGCCGCCTGCACGCTGCTCATCGGCCTCGTCGCCATCGGCGTCGTCATCGCGTCGATCATGACGAAGCGGCGCGAGGTGCAGCGCCTGCGCGACGAGCAGGCGGCCTTCGCCGGCCGCTGA
- a CDS encoding ABC transporter permease subunit, translating into MNKLGSAIFSRLVIIIPYAWLLFFFLIPFFIVFRISLSTTAIAQPPYEPVFALADGLAGLWEKIGQFSFDNFVWLTEDALYLNAYLSSLWIAGVSTLITLLIGYPIAYGMAQAPRTLRPTLLMLVILPFWTSFLIRVYAWIAILKPEGLLNQFLIGIGVIDTPLIIMNTNWAIYIGIVYSYLPFMVLPLYSALEKMDNTLIEAAQDLGCPQISAFWKVTFPLSIPGVVAGCMLVFIPAVGEFVIPDLLGGSQTLMIGKTLWNEFNANRDWPVSAAVATILLLILVVPIVFFQNAQAKAEEQGK; encoded by the coding sequence ATGAACAAGCTCGGCTCCGCCATCTTCAGCCGCCTTGTCATCATCATTCCCTATGCCTGGCTGCTGTTCTTCTTCCTCATCCCCTTCTTCATCGTCTTCCGCATCTCGCTTTCCACCACCGCGATCGCCCAGCCGCCCTATGAGCCGGTCTTCGCACTGGCGGACGGCCTTGCCGGCCTGTGGGAAAAGATCGGCCAGTTCAGCTTCGACAATTTCGTCTGGCTCACCGAGGACGCGCTCTATCTCAACGCCTATCTGTCGAGCCTGTGGATCGCCGGCGTCTCGACGCTCATCACGCTGCTCATCGGCTATCCCATCGCCTATGGCATGGCGCAGGCGCCGCGCACGCTGCGCCCGACGCTCCTGATGCTGGTCATCCTGCCGTTCTGGACGAGCTTCCTGATCCGCGTCTATGCCTGGATCGCGATCCTCAAGCCGGAAGGCCTGCTCAACCAGTTCCTCATCGGCATAGGCGTCATCGATACGCCGCTGATCATCATGAACACCAACTGGGCGATCTATATCGGCATCGTCTATTCGTACCTGCCGTTCATGGTGCTGCCGCTCTATTCGGCGCTGGAGAAGATGGACAACACGCTGATCGAGGCCGCGCAGGACCTCGGTTGCCCGCAGATCTCCGCCTTCTGGAAGGTGACGTTCCCACTCTCCATTCCCGGCGTCGTCGCGGGCTGCATGCTCGTCTTCATCCCCGCCGTCGGCGAATTCGTCATCCCCGACCTGCTCGGCGGATCGCAGACGCTGATGATCGGCAAGACGCTCTGGAACGAATTCAACGCGAACCGCGACTGGCCCGTCTCTGCCGCCGTCGCGACCATCCTGCTCCTCATCCTGGTCGTGCCCATCGTGTTCTTCCAGAATGCGCAGGCCAAGGCCGAAGAGCAGGGGAAATAA
- a CDS encoding helix-turn-helix domain-containing protein, with the protein MVENKIFAGPKVRRIRNVLGLTQTAMAEGLSISPSYLNLIERNQRPLTVQLLLRLASVYKVDLDELQGESAGNARQLREVFADPLLAGELPGDHELVEIADAAPNVASGILKLYRAYREQAARLTDLAEVLAREGHATMLSGALLPMDEVRDKLENRPNYFGAIDEAAERFHAALAPGDDLASALKGWLRKEHGVVVRLLPVHTMPNLRRRFDRHSMRLFLSERLSPFDQLREIAMETVQLALQDEIFAELDLLAFTTAEARRIARFELARYAAHALMMPYEAFHSTAQRARYDIDVLRSRFGVSYEQAANRLTMLQRPGKAGVPFFMLEMDNAGNRFRRAGAQGFPQARFGGGCPKLGVHSAFSQPGQILVDRVEMPDGAAFLTVSRTLEGPQGVFAERVRRTALLLGCDAAHAEETVYGEAVRREGAVAVGTACRLCERQGCLARAEPPVTRPLGLDEMVAGLSLFDFQ; encoded by the coding sequence ACCTCAACCTCATCGAGCGCAATCAGCGGCCGCTGACGGTGCAGCTCCTGCTGCGGCTCGCCTCCGTCTATAAGGTGGACCTCGACGAGCTCCAGGGCGAAAGCGCCGGCAATGCGCGCCAGCTTCGCGAAGTCTTCGCCGATCCGCTGCTCGCCGGCGAACTACCGGGCGATCACGAACTGGTGGAGATCGCCGATGCCGCGCCGAACGTGGCGAGCGGCATCCTGAAGCTCTACCGTGCCTATCGTGAGCAGGCCGCGCGCCTCACCGACCTTGCCGAGGTGCTCGCCCGGGAAGGCCATGCGACCATGCTCTCGGGCGCCTTGCTGCCGATGGACGAGGTGCGCGACAAGCTGGAGAACCGCCCGAACTATTTCGGCGCCATCGACGAGGCGGCCGAACGGTTCCATGCGGCGCTCGCGCCGGGCGATGACCTTGCGTCGGCGCTCAAGGGCTGGCTGCGCAAGGAGCATGGGGTCGTCGTGCGCCTTTTGCCGGTCCATACCATGCCGAACCTGCGCCGCCGCTTCGATCGGCACTCCATGCGCCTCTTCCTGTCCGAGCGCCTGTCGCCCTTCGACCAGTTGCGCGAGATCGCCATGGAAACGGTGCAGCTTGCGCTACAGGACGAGATCTTCGCCGAACTCGACCTCCTCGCCTTCACGACGGCGGAGGCCAGGCGCATCGCCCGCTTCGAGCTGGCGCGTTACGCCGCCCATGCGCTGATGATGCCCTATGAGGCCTTTCATTCGACGGCGCAGCGTGCGCGTTACGATATCGACGTGCTGCGCTCGCGCTTCGGCGTCTCCTACGAGCAGGCGGCGAACCGGCTCACCATGCTGCAGCGGCCGGGCAAGGCGGGCGTGCCCTTCTTCATGCTGGAGATGGACAATGCCGGCAACCGCTTCCGCCGTGCCGGCGCGCAGGGCTTCCCGCAGGCCCGGTTCGGCGGGGGCTGTCCGAAGCTCGGCGTGCATTCCGCCTTTTCCCAGCCGGGCCAGATTCTCGTCGATCGTGTGGAAATGCCCGATGGCGCCGCGTTCCTGACGGTCTCCCGCACCCTGGAGGGCCCGCAGGGCGTCTTTGCCGAACGCGTGCGTCGCACGGCGCTTCTCCTCGGCTGCGATGCGGCGCATGCGGAGGAGACCGTGTACGGGGAAGCGGTGCGGCGCGAGGGTGCCGTTGCCGTCGGCACGGCATGCCGGCTGTGCGAGCGGCAAGGCTGTCTGGCGCGGGCCGAACCGCCCGTCACGCGACCGCTGGGGCTGGACGAGATGGTGGCGGGCCTCAGCCTTTTCGACTTCCAGTAA
- a CDS encoding ABC transporter permease, which produces MPAIAILVIAATGGTDNWPHLLSNVIPRATLRTLILLAGVGAITTVVGVVTAWLVASCDFPGRRVLSGLLVLPLAIPAYLGAYAFAEFFSFTGPVQTGWRALFGFQTSRDYWFPEVRTTGGAMLVLSSVLYPYIYLAARSMFLMQGRAAADVARTLGAGPLKVFARIQIPMARPAIMVGLTLVAMETLNDIGAVEYLGVQTLTFSIFDTWLNRGSLAGAAQIACVMLVFVVCLMMVERAARRRQRFASQKTTAAVHDSVRLRLKGWKKWAASLACLLPPVIGFAIPVFVLGGYAARRLDQFVSTRLLSALWNSVLVSGSTALIAVLIAFLLAYAARTTRSRLNAVAGRFASFGYGVPGTVLAMGVLIPLANFDNAVDAFLRAQFGISTGLLLSGTGFAIIYACTVRFLMMAEGTIDAGFHKLSPHLDMASRTLGRTSSQTLFSVLLPMMRPATLTAALLVFIETMKELSATIMLRPFNFNTLATLVYEDASRAKVEDAGVPALIIVAVGLIPVFLVSRSLDGKNG; this is translated from the coding sequence CGCGACGGGCGGCACCGACAACTGGCCGCATCTCCTCAGCAATGTCATTCCGCGCGCGACGCTGCGCACGCTGATCCTGCTCGCCGGGGTCGGCGCGATCACGACGGTCGTCGGCGTCGTCACGGCCTGGCTGGTGGCGAGCTGCGACTTTCCGGGGCGCCGCGTGCTGTCCGGCCTGCTCGTCCTGCCGCTCGCCATTCCCGCCTATCTCGGCGCCTATGCCTTTGCCGAGTTCTTCTCGTTCACCGGGCCGGTGCAGACGGGTTGGCGCGCGCTCTTCGGCTTTCAGACGAGCCGGGACTACTGGTTTCCCGAGGTCCGCACGACCGGCGGGGCGATGCTGGTGCTGTCCAGCGTGCTCTATCCCTATATCTATCTTGCCGCCCGCTCGATGTTCCTGATGCAGGGGCGGGCGGCGGCGGATGTGGCCCGCACGCTCGGCGCCGGGCCGCTGAAAGTGTTCGCGCGGATCCAGATCCCCATGGCGCGGCCGGCGATCATGGTGGGGCTGACGCTCGTGGCCATGGAGACGCTGAACGATATCGGCGCGGTCGAATATCTCGGCGTGCAGACGCTCACCTTCTCGATCTTCGATACCTGGCTCAACCGCGGCAGCCTTGCCGGCGCGGCACAGATCGCCTGCGTCATGCTCGTCTTCGTCGTCTGCCTCATGATGGTCGAACGCGCCGCGCGCCGCCGCCAGCGTTTCGCCAGCCAGAAGACCACCGCCGCCGTGCACGATTCCGTGCGGCTCAGGCTCAAGGGCTGGAAGAAATGGGCGGCAAGCCTCGCCTGCCTCCTGCCGCCGGTGATCGGCTTTGCCATTCCGGTCTTCGTGCTCGGCGGCTATGCCGCGCGGCGCCTCGACCAGTTCGTCTCGACGCGGCTTCTTTCCGCGCTCTGGAACAGCGTGCTCGTATCCGGCTCGACGGCGCTGATCGCCGTTCTCATCGCCTTCCTGCTCGCCTATGCAGCGCGCACGACGCGTTCGCGGTTGAACGCGGTCGCCGGGCGCTTCGCCTCGTTCGGCTACGGCGTGCCGGGGACGGTGCTGGCCATGGGCGTGCTGATCCCGCTCGCCAATTTCGACAATGCGGTCGATGCCTTCCTGCGCGCGCAGTTCGGCATCTCGACCGGCCTTCTTCTCTCGGGCACAGGCTTTGCCATCATCTATGCGTGCACGGTGCGGTTCCTGATGATGGCGGAGGGCACGATCGACGCTGGCTTTCACAAGCTCTCCCCGCATCTCGACATGGCCTCGCGCACCTTGGGGCGCACCAGCAGCCAGACGCTCTTCAGCGTGCTGCTGCCCATGATGCGGCCGGCGACGCTGACGGCGGCGCTGCTCGTCTTCATCGAAACGATGAAGGAACTGTCGGCGACGATCATGCTGCGCCCGTTCAACTTCAACACGCTGGCGACGCTCGTCTATGAAGATGCCTCGCGGGCGAAGGTGGAGGATGCCGGCGTGCCGGCGCTCATCATCGTCGCGGTCGGGCTCATACCCGTCTTCCTCGTCTCGCGTTCGCTCGACGGCAAGAACGGCTAA
- a CDS encoding polyamine ABC transporter substrate-binding protein translates to MGEKSMIRRTLLATAAAVALFGAGGALAQEKVVNVYNWSDYIDSSIIDDFTKETGIKVVYDVYDSNEILETKLLAGGTGYDVVVPTNTFLQRQISAGVYQKLDKSKLPNLKNMWDMVSERMQPFDPGNEYSINYMWGTIGIGYNKAKIKEAFGTDQIDSWNVIFDPANAEKLKDCGINLLDSPTDIIPVTLAYLGLNPDSHEPADIAKAEEALQKIRPFVRKFHSSEFINGLANGDICIAVGWSGDIFQGRDRAEEAGNGVEVGYVIPKEGTQMWFDQMAIPADAPHPEEAHAFLDYIMRPEVIAKASTYIHYANGNKASQAALPEEILKDTTIYPDDETLKKLFTNTTLDAKTQRLFTRTWTKIVTGQ, encoded by the coding sequence CTGGGAGAAAAATCAATGATAAGACGTACTCTTTTGGCGACTGCCGCTGCTGTCGCGCTGTTTGGCGCCGGCGGTGCCCTCGCACAGGAAAAAGTCGTAAACGTCTACAACTGGTCGGATTATATCGACTCGTCGATCATCGACGATTTTACCAAGGAAACCGGTATCAAGGTCGTCTACGACGTCTATGATTCCAACGAAATTCTCGAAACCAAGCTGCTTGCCGGCGGCACGGGCTATGACGTGGTGGTGCCCACCAATACCTTCCTCCAGCGCCAGATTTCCGCGGGCGTCTACCAGAAGCTCGACAAGTCCAAGCTGCCGAACCTCAAGAACATGTGGGACATGGTGAGCGAACGCATGCAGCCGTTCGATCCCGGCAACGAATATTCGATCAACTACATGTGGGGCACGATCGGCATCGGCTACAACAAGGCCAAGATCAAGGAAGCCTTCGGCACGGACCAGATCGATAGCTGGAACGTGATCTTCGATCCGGCGAACGCCGAAAAGCTCAAGGATTGCGGCATCAATCTGCTCGATTCCCCGACCGACATCATCCCGGTCACGCTCGCCTATCTCGGCCTCAACCCGGACAGCCATGAGCCGGCGGACATCGCCAAGGCCGAGGAAGCGCTGCAGAAGATCCGTCCCTTCGTGCGCAAGTTCCACTCGTCGGAATTCATCAACGGCCTTGCGAACGGCGACATCTGCATCGCCGTCGGCTGGTCCGGCGATATCTTCCAGGGCCGCGACCGCGCGGAAGAGGCCGGCAACGGCGTCGAGGTCGGCTACGTGATCCCCAAGGAAGGCACGCAGATGTGGTTCGATCAGATGGCCATCCCCGCCGATGCGCCGCATCCCGAGGAGGCCCATGCCTTCCTCGACTACATCATGCGCCCGGAAGTCATCGCCAAGGCATCGACCTACATCCACTACGCCAACGGCAACAAGGCGTCCCAGGCCGCGCTTCCGGAAGAAATCCTGAAGGATACGACCATCTATCCGGATGACGAGACCCTGAAGAAGCTCTTCACCAACACGACGCTGGACGCAAAAACGCAGCGTCTGTTCACGCGGACGTGGACCAAGATCGTGACCGGCCAGTAA
- a CDS encoding AsmA family protein — MTLSRFLRSKLLVRGILGVIVVAAALRIAFPFLVQTETVAQGIEQTLENWTGAEVHVGKSAEFVFWPYPRVTLGNVRIVGGKGDAGGELASIETMSATFDLLGAVRGEPEFSDFELVRPAIHVGWNADGVFNWRHSGWMMQAIDATASTPKGQAAELTDERIGTISIRDGILDVARAEGGPYRITDINGSLTWPALRQRLDLSLSGVLNGEMTRWTFASDQPLALLAGRDAPVRTNISADPTTVNFEGTANLSGNAFVSGALQLATPSLSRMLAWQGKDIPAVGNIGQLNVEANIATSGYSAKLENVKLTLDNAQATGVLDIAMPPEGVPQVGGTLAFDRMNLRAFLTAFSPLSGTDENAPTIDTAFIHQFGMDLRLSAKTADFSPFSLQNLAAGMRIENGRASFDIGDSTFLDGRMTGRIALSENGFRGGGQLQMSVSNVDIGAIVGALALPGPLPSGIGSADFELSTDRPLWATTASDMSGRFRLRMGTGTLTHFNRQAFEERAARNAFFNISETANGSFDFTRADVEARLDRGLAELTKAEIEGNEKLLTLSGMIPYRTGSVALAGTLADRPQAGATAVKPPISFFVGGSWPEPVISPISILTGQQPRQ; from the coding sequence ATGACCCTGTCCCGTTTTCTCCGATCGAAGCTCCTGGTGCGGGGGATTCTCGGTGTCATCGTCGTCGCCGCGGCGCTGCGCATCGCATTTCCCTTCCTCGTGCAGACGGAGACCGTGGCGCAGGGCATCGAGCAGACGCTGGAGAACTGGACGGGTGCAGAGGTGCATGTCGGCAAGAGCGCCGAATTCGTGTTCTGGCCCTATCCGCGCGTGACGCTGGGCAATGTGCGCATCGTCGGCGGCAAGGGCGATGCGGGCGGCGAGCTGGCCTCGATCGAAACCATGTCCGCGACCTTCGACCTTCTCGGCGCGGTGCGCGGCGAACCGGAATTCAGCGATTTCGAGCTCGTCCGGCCGGCCATCCATGTCGGCTGGAACGCCGACGGCGTGTTCAACTGGCGGCACAGCGGCTGGATGATGCAGGCGATCGACGCGACCGCCTCCACGCCCAAGGGGCAGGCGGCGGAGCTGACGGACGAACGCATCGGCACGATTTCCATTCGCGACGGCATTCTCGATGTCGCGCGTGCCGAAGGCGGTCCGTACCGCATCACCGACATCAACGGCAGCCTGACCTGGCCCGCCTTGCGCCAGCGCCTCGACCTTTCCCTTTCCGGCGTCCTCAATGGCGAGATGACCCGCTGGACCTTCGCCAGCGACCAGCCGCTCGCTTTGCTTGCCGGACGAGACGCCCCGGTGCGCACCAACATTTCGGCCGATCCGACGACGGTCAATTTCGAAGGCACGGCCAATCTTTCCGGCAATGCCTTCGTTTCCGGCGCCCTGCAACTCGCCACCCCGTCGCTGAGCCGCATGCTCGCCTGGCAGGGCAAGGACATTCCGGCAGTCGGCAATATCGGCCAGTTGAATGTCGAGGCGAACATCGCGACGTCGGGCTATTCGGCCAAGCTGGAGAATGTGAAACTCACGCTCGACAACGCGCAGGCGACCGGCGTGCTCGACATCGCCATGCCGCCGGAAGGCGTGCCGCAGGTGGGCGGCACGCTCGCCTTCGACCGGATGAACCTGCGTGCGTTCCTGACGGCCTTTTCGCCGCTATCCGGCACCGACGAGAATGCGCCGACCATCGATACGGCCTTCATCCACCAGTTCGGCATGGACCTGCGCCTTTCGGCCAAGACGGCCGATTTTTCGCCTTTCTCGCTGCAGAACCTTGCCGCCGGCATGCGCATCGAAAACGGACGCGCCTCGTTCGACATCGGCGACAGCACCTTCCTCGACGGCCGCATGACCGGGCGCATCGCACTTTCGGAGAACGGCTTTCGCGGCGGCGGCCAGTTGCAGATGTCGGTGAGCAATGTGGATATCGGCGCCATCGTCGGCGCGCTGGCCTTGCCGGGCCCGCTGCCGAGCGGCATCGGCTCGGCCGATTTCGAGCTTTCGACGGACCGCCCGCTCTGGGCAACGACGGCCTCCGACATGTCCGGCCGGTTTCGGCTGCGCATGGGAACGGGCACGCTCACCCATTTCAACCGCCAGGCCTTCGAGGAACGCGCGGCGCGCAACGCCTTCTTCAACATCTCGGAGACCGCCAACGGCTCCTTCGACTTCACGCGCGCGGACGTGGAGGCGCGGCTCGACCGCGGGCTTGCCGAACTCACCAAGGCGGAAATCGAAGGCAACGAGAAGCTGCTGACGCTGTCGGGCATGATTCCCTACCGCACCGGCAGCGTCGCCCTGGCCGGCACGCTCGCCGACCGGCCGCAGGCAGGGGCGACGGCCGTCAAGCCGCCCATCAGCTTCTTCGTCGGCGGGTCCTGGCCGGAGCCGGTCATCTCGCCGATCTCCATCCTGACGGGGCAGCAGCCCCGCCAGTAG